One genomic window of Dama dama isolate Ldn47 chromosome 7, ASM3311817v1, whole genome shotgun sequence includes the following:
- the LOC133059271 gene encoding olfactory receptor 12D2-like — MLNRTSVTEFLLLPVTDIQVLQPVLFVVFLAIYIINVAGNAAILMVVISDPRLHSPMYFFLGNLSCLDICFSTVTLPKMLENFLSTHKAISFLGCISQLHFFHFMGSTESMLLTVMGFDRFVAICKPLHYTLIMNHQVCIQMAVTVWIIGFFHALLHSVMTSRLNFCGSNHINHFFCDVKPLLELACGNTELNQWLLNTVTGTIAMSSCFLTFLSYFYIIIYLFFKTRSCSMLHKALSTCTSHFLVVVLFYVPGVFVYIHPASSSSMDQDQINAIMYSVVTPVLNPLIYTLRNKEVKGALRRMISRSQ; from the coding sequence ATGCTGAATCGAACATCAGTCACCGAATTTCTCCTCCTGCCAGTGACAGACATCCAAGTACTGCAGCCTGTTCTCTTTGTGGTTTTCCTTGCCATTTACATTATCAATGTGGCTGGGAATGCAGCCATCCTGATGGTTGTCATCTCTGATCCAAGACTCCATTCTCCTATGTACTTTTTCCTGGGAAACCTGTCATGTCTAGATATCTGCTTCTCCACAGTGACTCTGCCAAAGATGCTGGAGAACTTCCTCTCTACACACAAAGCAATTTCTTTCTTGGGATGCATAAGCCAGCTTCATTTCTTCCACTTCATGGGCAGCACAGAGTCCATGTTGCTGACCGTGATGGGCTTTGACCGCTTTGTGGCTATCTGCAAACCACTTCATTATACTCTTATAATGAATCATCAGGTCTGTATCCAGATGGCTGTCACTGTCTGGATCATTGGGTTTTTCCATGCCCTGCTGCACTCAGTAATGACCTCTCGCTTAAACTTCTGTGGTTCCAACCACATTAATCACTTCTTCTGTGATGTTAAGCCACTGCTGGAGTTGGCCTGTGGGAACACTGAGCTCAACCAGTGGCTGCTCAATACTGTCACAGGCACCATTGCCATGAGTTCATGCTTTCTAACATTCTTGTCCTATTTCTATATTATTATCTATCTTTTCTTCAAGACCCGTTCTTGCAGCATGCTTCATAAAGCACTGTCTACTTGTACCTCACACTTCTTGGTAGTTGTTCTTTTCTACGTCCCTGGTGTTTTTGTTTACATTCATCCTGCCTCAAGTAGCTCCATGGACCAGGATCAGATCAATGCCATTATGTACAGTGTGGTCACCCCTGTGCTAAATCCACTGATCTATACTTTGAGAAACAAGGAAGTAAAGGGGGCCTTGAGGAGGATGATTTCAAGGAGTCAATGA